The Sandaracinaceae bacterium genome includes a window with the following:
- a CDS encoding acyl-CoA dehydrogenase family protein, producing the protein MSAFFFENDEHRALREQVRRWSAAEIAPHAHDWEEAEEFPRELYAKAGAADMLGIGYPESCGGSGGDITHIIVAAEEMILAGKSVGTCVGLGSHGIALPPIVHHGTDAQRERFVAPVLRGKKVSALAITEPGGGSDVASLRTRADKDGDCYVVNGSKTFITSGTRADFVTAAVRTGGAQHGGISLIIIEADTPGYSVSKKLKKTGWWASDTAELSFEDCRVPAENLIGPENAGFVAIMTNFTQERLLLAAQCVAIAELALREAHAYSKERQAFGRPIAGFQVIRHKLADMSTRLAAARALTGELAMRYARGEQDPALAAQTKNAATDMLTFVADQAVQIHGGFGYMREYVVERLYRDARLYPIGGGTREIMNEIICKTRGY; encoded by the coding sequence ATGAGCGCCTTCTTCTTCGAGAACGACGAGCATCGCGCGCTGCGCGAGCAGGTGCGCCGGTGGTCTGCGGCCGAGATCGCCCCACACGCCCACGACTGGGAAGAGGCGGAGGAGTTCCCGCGGGAGCTCTACGCGAAGGCGGGTGCGGCCGACATGCTCGGCATCGGCTACCCGGAGTCCTGCGGCGGGAGCGGCGGGGACATCACGCACATCATCGTCGCGGCCGAGGAGATGATCCTGGCCGGCAAGTCGGTGGGCACCTGCGTCGGGCTCGGGAGCCACGGGATCGCGCTCCCGCCCATCGTGCATCACGGCACCGACGCGCAGCGCGAGCGCTTCGTCGCGCCGGTCCTGCGCGGGAAGAAGGTCTCCGCGCTCGCCATCACCGAGCCGGGCGGCGGCTCCGACGTGGCGAGCCTGCGGACCCGCGCCGACAAGGACGGCGACTGCTACGTGGTCAACGGGAGCAAGACCTTCATCACGTCGGGCACGCGCGCCGACTTCGTCACCGCGGCCGTCCGCACGGGCGGCGCGCAGCACGGGGGGATCAGCCTGATCATCATCGAGGCCGACACGCCCGGCTACTCGGTGAGCAAGAAGCTGAAGAAGACCGGGTGGTGGGCGAGCGACACGGCCGAGCTGAGCTTCGAAGACTGCCGCGTGCCGGCCGAGAACCTCATCGGCCCGGAGAACGCGGGCTTCGTCGCCATCATGACCAACTTCACGCAAGAGCGCTTGCTCCTCGCGGCGCAGTGCGTCGCCATCGCGGAGCTCGCGCTGCGCGAGGCGCACGCCTACAGCAAGGAGCGTCAGGCCTTCGGCCGCCCCATCGCGGGCTTCCAGGTGATCCGCCACAAGCTCGCGGACATGTCGACGCGTCTTGCGGCCGCCCGCGCGCTGACGGGAGAGCTGGCCATGCGCTACGCGCGCGGCGAGCAGGACCCCGCGCTCGCGGCGCAGACGAAGAACGCCGCGACCGACATGCTCACCTTCGTCGCCGACCAGGCGGTGCAGATCCACGGCGGCTTCGGCTACATGCGCGAGTACGTCGTCGAGCGCCTCTACCGCGACGCGCGTCTCTACCCGATCGGCGGCGGCACGCGCGAGATCATGAACGAGATCATCTGCAAGACCCGCGGCTACTGA
- a CDS encoding thymidine phosphorylase, whose protein sequence is MKKRHTRTVPELIAHKRDGGALSEAEIQGLIEGFTAGDVADYQMSAFAMATFLKGMTPKETAALTLAMRDSGRVVELKKAPGRYVDKHSTGGVGDKISICLAPIVAACGVRVPMVSGRGLGHTGGTLDKLEAIPGFSVEMTVKQFIAQTDRLGCALIGQTGDIAPADKRLYALRDVTGTIESIPLITASILSKKLAEGIDGLVLDVKVGKGAFMKSLDDARALAKSIVRVGKLAKKKVTAVLTTMDTPLGHAVGNALETAEAIDVLHGRGPADVREITFALGAEMIRLAGLAKTEKEARAQMTQAIASGAAAEVMRKIIAAQGGDPAVVDDLAKLPRAKSKLAVKAPKSGFVHGIDAMEIGLTGVALGAGRTRADQDVNPAVGVMLEKKQGDLVQKGETLAYLHVDARKGTKPLLDRVAAAYQLGPRPPGVKPLVLDVIRR, encoded by the coding sequence ATGAAGAAGCGGCACACGCGGACCGTCCCCGAGCTCATCGCCCACAAGCGCGACGGAGGCGCCCTCTCGGAGGCAGAGATCCAGGGGCTCATCGAGGGCTTCACGGCCGGCGACGTCGCCGACTACCAGATGAGCGCCTTCGCGATGGCCACGTTCCTGAAGGGCATGACGCCGAAGGAGACGGCCGCGCTCACCCTCGCGATGCGCGACAGCGGCCGCGTCGTCGAGCTGAAGAAGGCGCCCGGGCGATACGTCGACAAGCACTCCACCGGCGGCGTCGGCGACAAGATCTCCATCTGCCTCGCCCCCATCGTCGCCGCCTGCGGGGTGCGCGTCCCCATGGTGAGCGGGCGCGGGCTCGGGCACACGGGCGGCACCCTCGACAAGCTCGAAGCCATCCCTGGCTTCAGCGTCGAGATGACGGTGAAGCAGTTCATTGCCCAGACCGATCGGCTCGGCTGCGCGCTCATCGGTCAGACGGGCGACATCGCCCCCGCCGACAAGCGGCTCTACGCGCTCCGAGACGTGACCGGCACCATCGAGTCGATCCCGCTGATCACCGCGTCGATCCTCTCGAAGAAGCTCGCCGAGGGCATCGACGGGCTGGTCCTCGACGTGAAGGTCGGCAAGGGCGCGTTCATGAAGAGCCTCGACGACGCGCGCGCGCTCGCCAAGTCGATCGTGCGGGTGGGCAAGCTCGCGAAGAAGAAGGTCACCGCCGTCCTGACCACGATGGACACCCCGCTCGGCCACGCGGTCGGCAACGCGCTCGAGACCGCGGAGGCCATCGACGTGCTGCACGGTCGGGGCCCCGCGGACGTGCGCGAGATCACCTTCGCGCTCGGCGCGGAGATGATCCGCCTCGCCGGGCTCGCCAAGACCGAGAAGGAGGCGCGCGCCCAGATGACGCAGGCCATCGCGTCCGGCGCGGCGGCGGAGGTCATGCGCAAGATCATCGCGGCCCAGGGCGGCGACCCGGCCGTGGTAGACGATCTCGCCAAGCTCCCGCGCGCCAAGAGCAAGCTCGCCGTGAAGGCCCCGAAGAGCGGCTTCGTGCACGGCATCGACGCGATGGAGATAGGCCTGACCGGCGTGGCCCTCGGCGCCGGCCGCACCCGCGCCGACCAGGACGTGAACCCCGCCGTCGGCGTCATGCTCGAGAAGAAGCAGGGCGATCTAGTGCAGAAGGGCGAGACCCTCGCCTACCTCCACGTCGACGCGCGCAAGGGCACCAAGCCCCTCCTCGACCGCGTCGCCGCCGCCTACCAGCTCGGCCCGCGCCCCCCCGGCGTCAAACCCCTCGTCCTCGACGTCATCCGCCGCTGA
- the rnr gene encoding ribonuclease R, translating to MKDIQIGRDSVLKALRTRAPRAMHLMEVVTALEVPKSRRDEVRDVLEELRGLSMVKEMPGNRFRLGEKPKKAAPPPPEAKASGTRDGDGGVSGWLTIHPRGFGFVAVEDGGPDVFVPGSKLKHAMHGDRVRVHAQPSTKGRDGEVIDVVRHGVKRVSGVLQTKRKQSWLETSDPRLPERIEVTGTIPLGIEPGEEVVALIESWPKYEGDQMQARVLSALGPKGSAAVEIEKIKIREGIEEEFTEEVLAEAQAWGSEVSKDEIANREDLRDLELCTIDPPTARDHDDAVWAERLDGGGFRVIVAIADVSYYVPEGSSLDSAALERATSIYLPDRVIPMLPHELSSNLASLVPDEDRLCMAVEVELGAKGAIKKHRFIEGVMRSRARISYQGAARALRLSEQPAVQHEAEEKRDLLTVLYDVSQVLRAKRRRRGSLDFDLPEPEIVIDDKGEPIDIKRSRTDPGVRKCYAMIEDLMLLANEVVAADLSKRGLPAIYRIHGAPDEQRIDVFAELAESLGYVLDDDAGSDPRKLAKFLKRVEGTTHAQALNFLLLRAMQQATYDTANVGHFALAAKNYLHFTSPIRRYPDLAVHRVVRSIVRRKKIDKAKLHEKLRVQAASSSRLERRAMTIDREANNLYRALLMKDRVGERFEATITGVAEHGLFVSFEEPFVEARVPIDTLGDDWYELDQLGLRLVGKRSGDSFALGDRITVRLENVSIEQRELSAVVEQRLPDDRELLSPPDERRRRNRRERKKGKGERNQQRESKRQRYEEKRQSKKGGRSLDGTTPRKKTRSSSEGGKKKKGSTRGKRR from the coding sequence ATGAAAGACATACAGATCGGACGGGACTCCGTCCTGAAGGCGCTCCGGACGCGAGCGCCCAGAGCCATGCACCTGATGGAGGTCGTGACCGCCCTCGAGGTGCCCAAGTCGCGACGCGACGAGGTCCGCGACGTGCTCGAGGAGCTGCGCGGCCTGAGCATGGTCAAGGAGATGCCGGGCAACCGGTTCCGCCTCGGCGAGAAGCCGAAGAAGGCCGCCCCCCCGCCCCCCGAGGCGAAGGCGAGCGGCACGCGCGACGGCGACGGCGGGGTCAGCGGCTGGCTCACCATCCACCCGCGCGGCTTCGGCTTCGTGGCCGTGGAGGACGGCGGCCCGGACGTGTTCGTGCCGGGGAGCAAGCTCAAGCACGCCATGCACGGCGACCGCGTGCGCGTCCACGCCCAGCCCTCGACCAAGGGCCGGGACGGCGAGGTGATCGACGTCGTTCGCCACGGCGTCAAGCGCGTCAGCGGCGTGCTCCAGACCAAGCGCAAGCAGTCGTGGCTCGAGACGAGCGACCCGCGCCTCCCGGAGCGCATCGAGGTGACCGGCACCATCCCGCTCGGCATCGAGCCGGGCGAGGAGGTCGTCGCGCTCATCGAGTCGTGGCCCAAGTACGAGGGCGACCAGATGCAGGCCCGCGTGCTCTCGGCCCTCGGGCCCAAGGGCTCGGCCGCGGTCGAGATCGAGAAGATCAAGATCCGCGAGGGCATCGAGGAGGAGTTCACCGAGGAGGTGCTCGCCGAGGCGCAGGCCTGGGGCTCTGAGGTCAGCAAGGACGAGATCGCGAACCGTGAGGATCTGCGCGATCTCGAGCTGTGCACGATCGATCCGCCCACCGCGCGCGACCACGACGACGCGGTCTGGGCCGAGCGGCTCGACGGCGGCGGCTTCCGCGTGATCGTCGCCATCGCCGACGTCTCGTACTACGTGCCCGAGGGCAGCTCGCTGGACTCGGCCGCGCTCGAGCGCGCGACCTCCATCTACCTGCCCGACCGGGTGATCCCGATGCTGCCCCACGAGCTGAGCAGCAACCTCGCCTCGCTCGTCCCGGACGAGGACCGCCTCTGCATGGCGGTCGAGGTGGAGCTGGGCGCCAAGGGCGCGATCAAGAAGCACCGCTTCATCGAGGGCGTGATGCGCTCGCGAGCGCGCATCAGCTATCAGGGCGCCGCGCGCGCGCTGCGCCTGAGCGAGCAGCCGGCGGTCCAGCACGAGGCCGAGGAGAAGCGCGATCTGCTGACCGTGCTCTACGACGTCTCCCAGGTGCTGCGCGCCAAGCGCCGCCGGCGGGGCAGCCTCGACTTCGATCTGCCCGAGCCCGAGATCGTCATCGACGACAAGGGCGAGCCGATCGACATCAAGCGCTCGCGCACCGATCCGGGCGTGCGCAAGTGCTACGCGATGATCGAGGACCTGATGCTGCTGGCCAACGAGGTCGTGGCCGCGGATCTCTCGAAGCGCGGCCTGCCCGCCATCTACCGCATCCACGGCGCGCCGGACGAGCAGCGCATCGACGTCTTCGCGGAGCTGGCCGAGAGCCTCGGCTACGTGCTCGACGACGACGCGGGCAGCGACCCGCGCAAGCTCGCGAAGTTCCTCAAGCGCGTCGAGGGCACGACCCACGCGCAGGCGCTGAACTTCCTACTGCTGCGCGCGATGCAGCAGGCGACCTACGACACCGCGAACGTCGGCCACTTCGCGCTCGCGGCGAAGAACTACCTGCACTTCACCTCGCCCATCCGCCGTTACCCGGACCTCGCGGTGCACCGCGTGGTGCGCTCGATCGTGCGCCGCAAGAAGATCGACAAGGCGAAGCTGCACGAGAAGCTGCGCGTGCAGGCGGCCTCCTCGAGCCGCCTCGAGCGCCGCGCGATGACCATCGACCGCGAGGCCAACAACCTCTACCGCGCGCTGCTCATGAAGGACCGCGTGGGGGAGCGCTTCGAGGCGACCATCACGGGCGTGGCCGAGCACGGCCTCTTCGTCAGCTTCGAGGAGCCCTTCGTCGAGGCGCGCGTCCCGATCGACACGCTCGGTGACGACTGGTACGAGCTCGACCAGCTCGGCCTCCGCCTCGTCGGCAAGCGGAGCGGCGACAGCTTCGCGCTCGGCGACCGGATCACGGTGCGGCTCGAGAACGTCTCCATCGAGCAGCGCGAGCTGAGCGCGGTGGTGGAGCAGCGCCTCCCCGACGACCGCGAGCTCTTGAGCCCGCCCGACGAGCGCCGCCGGCGCAACCGCCGCGAGCGCAAGAAGGGCAAGGGCGAGCGCAACCAGCAGCGCGAGAGCAAGCGCCAGCGCTACGAGGAGAAGCGGCAGAGCAAGAAGGGCGGCCGCAGCCTCGACGGCACCACCCCGCGCAAGAAGACGCGCTCGTCGAGCGAAGGCGGCAAGAAGAAGAAGGGCTCCACGCGCGGCAAGCGCCGCTGA
- a CDS encoding FAD-dependent oxidoreductase has translation MSTIVVVGASLAGGRCVEQLRRRGFEGRIQLVGEEAPRPYERPPLSKKFLRGQMDEEKLYFRPLDFYAEREIELVLGARATGLDADARSVTLEDGRALAYDQLVIATGAHVRRLPVPGAELEGVHYVRSLDDSRGLAAELSAGRRAVVIGAGVIGAEVASACREEGVEVVMLEAAELPLLRAFGPEIGKLYDAIHRDHGVDLRCGVKATALHGRGPQGSGRVEAVETSDGARVDCDFVVIGVGVEPCVEWLEGSGVALDRGVLVDDRCRTNVPGVFAAGDVTRWWSEPHGRHMSVESVDNAQTMASHIAENAVGADSVYAPVPFFWSDQYDLKLQIVGHVGAYDQVVIRGSLEDRKLTAFHLEGGKLRFAVGVNRLNEMGVSRKLISSGATVDPAKLADEDVKGKALLPD, from the coding sequence ATGAGCACCATCGTCGTCGTGGGGGCGAGCTTGGCCGGTGGCCGCTGCGTGGAGCAGCTGCGCCGACGAGGCTTCGAAGGTCGGATCCAGCTGGTGGGGGAGGAGGCGCCGCGCCCTTACGAGCGCCCGCCGCTCTCGAAGAAATTCCTCCGCGGCCAGATGGACGAGGAGAAGTTGTACTTCCGGCCGCTCGACTTCTACGCGGAGCGGGAGATCGAGCTCGTGCTCGGCGCGCGCGCGACGGGCCTGGACGCGGACGCGCGGTCGGTCACCCTCGAGGACGGCCGCGCGCTGGCCTACGACCAGCTCGTGATCGCGACCGGCGCGCATGTGCGTCGTTTGCCCGTCCCCGGCGCGGAGCTCGAGGGCGTTCACTACGTGCGCTCGCTCGACGACAGCCGCGGGCTCGCGGCCGAGCTCTCCGCGGGGCGCCGCGCGGTCGTCATCGGCGCGGGCGTCATCGGCGCCGAGGTGGCGTCCGCGTGCCGCGAGGAGGGCGTCGAGGTGGTGATGCTCGAGGCGGCCGAGCTGCCGCTCCTCCGCGCCTTCGGCCCCGAGATCGGGAAGCTCTACGACGCGATCCACCGCGACCACGGCGTGGACCTGCGCTGCGGCGTGAAGGCGACGGCCCTGCACGGCCGCGGACCACAGGGGAGCGGCCGCGTCGAGGCGGTGGAGACCTCCGACGGCGCACGCGTGGACTGCGACTTCGTCGTGATCGGCGTCGGCGTCGAGCCGTGCGTCGAGTGGCTCGAGGGCTCGGGCGTGGCGCTCGACCGCGGCGTGCTCGTCGACGACCGCTGCCGCACCAACGTCCCCGGCGTGTTCGCGGCCGGCGACGTCACGCGGTGGTGGAGCGAGCCGCACGGCCGGCACATGTCGGTGGAGTCGGTCGACAACGCGCAGACCATGGCCTCCCACATCGCGGAGAACGCGGTCGGCGCCGACTCGGTCTACGCCCCGGTGCCGTTCTTCTGGTCCGATCAGTACGACTTGAAGCTGCAGATCGTCGGCCACGTCGGCGCCTACGATCAGGTGGTCATCCGGGGCTCGCTCGAGGACCGCAAGCTGACCGCGTTCCACCTCGAGGGCGGGAAGCTCCGCTTCGCGGTCGGCGTCAACCGACTCAACGAGATGGGGGTGAGCCGCAAGCTCATCTCGAGCGGCGCGACGGTGGATCCCGCCAAGCTCGCCGATGAGGACGTCAAAGGCAAAGCGCTGCTGCCGGATTGA
- a CDS encoding response regulator yields the protein MKDGKSRGAILVIDDDPQMRGALARILESEGHEVMQAEDGPSALAATRARRPDLLLLDYMMPGMNGETVLRALREEWADATPPALLITASGQHTRAHEMGAVMGLEKPFNVPELLDVVQGYLRRLDAEAS from the coding sequence ATGAAGGATGGGAAGAGCCGGGGGGCGATCCTCGTCATCGACGACGACCCGCAGATGCGGGGCGCGCTCGCGAGAATTCTCGAGAGCGAAGGTCACGAGGTCATGCAGGCGGAGGACGGCCCGAGCGCCCTGGCCGCGACGCGGGCGCGCCGACCCGACCTGCTGCTGCTCGACTACATGATGCCGGGCATGAACGGCGAGACGGTGCTGCGCGCGCTGCGTGAGGAGTGGGCCGACGCGACGCCGCCCGCGCTCCTCATCACGGCGAGTGGACAGCACACCCGCGCGCACGAGATGGGCGCGGTCATGGGCCTCGAGAAGCCGTTCAACGTCCCGGAGCTGCTCGACGTCGTCCAGGGGTATCTGCGCCGCCTGGACGCCGAAGCGAGCTGA
- a CDS encoding SGNH/GDSL hydrolase family protein, protein MKLAAKRAALVLGSTLLSLALAEAVLSWTGAGEPILRDVDPVLGWAPIPGAEGWHTREGRAHVRITEHGFRGVDVPPGPHRGVLRVAILGDSYTEAKQVALEEAWFTHAERALDGCAGPAEVLSFGVSGYGTAQELLLLRERVWAWQPDIVLVAFLTGNDVSDNHPALRISGDPAPTFRLERGALVLDDSFRESAWYRERAERGFWRSLQRRSRLLRLVGGIGRTPRARSRGELGLSDEIYAPPATVAWEEAWTWTEAILARMHAEVAERGARFAVVTLSNAVQVDPDPARRAAHARALGVDGLDYPDARIAALGQRDGFPVLALVPPLRAHAERTGEHLHGFENTTLGSGHWNARGHRVAGEVVGRFLCAQARASGEERGDALEE, encoded by the coding sequence ATGAAGCTCGCGGCCAAGCGCGCGGCGCTCGTGCTCGGCTCCACCCTCCTCTCGCTCGCCCTCGCCGAGGCGGTGCTCTCGTGGACCGGGGCCGGCGAGCCGATCCTGCGCGACGTCGACCCGGTGCTGGGCTGGGCGCCGATCCCGGGCGCCGAGGGCTGGCACACCCGCGAGGGCCGCGCCCACGTGCGCATCACCGAGCACGGGTTCCGCGGCGTCGACGTGCCGCCCGGGCCGCACCGCGGCGTGTTGCGCGTGGCGATCCTCGGAGACAGCTACACCGAGGCCAAGCAGGTCGCGCTCGAGGAGGCCTGGTTCACTCACGCCGAGCGGGCGCTCGACGGCTGCGCGGGCCCGGCCGAGGTGCTCTCGTTCGGGGTGAGCGGCTACGGCACGGCGCAGGAGCTGCTGCTGCTGCGCGAGCGCGTCTGGGCGTGGCAGCCGGACATCGTGCTCGTCGCCTTCCTCACCGGCAACGACGTCTCCGACAACCACCCCGCGCTCCGGATCAGCGGAGACCCGGCGCCCACCTTCCGGCTCGAGCGAGGAGCGCTCGTGCTCGACGACTCCTTCCGCGAATCGGCCTGGTACCGGGAGCGCGCGGAGCGCGGCTTCTGGCGGTCGCTTCAGCGGCGGTCTCGTCTGCTCCGGCTCGTGGGCGGGATCGGGCGGACGCCGAGGGCGCGCTCGCGCGGAGAGCTCGGGCTGAGCGACGAGATCTACGCGCCGCCCGCCACCGTCGCGTGGGAAGAGGCCTGGACGTGGACCGAGGCCATCCTCGCGCGCATGCACGCCGAAGTGGCCGAGCGCGGCGCGCGCTTCGCGGTGGTCACGCTGTCCAACGCGGTCCAGGTCGATCCCGACCCCGCGCGGCGGGCCGCCCACGCGCGCGCGCTCGGCGTGGACGGGCTCGACTACCCGGACGCCCGGATCGCGGCGCTCGGCCAGCGCGACGGCTTCCCAGTGCTCGCGCTCGTGCCACCGCTGCGCGCGCACGCGGAGCGGACGGGCGAGCACCTGCACGGCTTCGAGAACACGACCCTGGGGAGCGGGCACTGGAACGCGCGCGGACACCGCGTGGCGGGCGAGGTCGTCGGTCGCTTCCTCTGCGCGCAGGCGCGCGCGTCAGGGGAAGAGCGAGGTGACGCGCTCGAGGAGTGA
- a CDS encoding PQQ-binding-like beta-propeller repeat protein, giving the protein MRGVTTALVFGLITSCGAQAVPASPCMSDRECRGERVCHQGSCMFEEEARAHLVGQLEGTDAAVTAGGQQTVTTPPDEADPPAVSPERPMFMGGPLHTGRSPQRGPTATPEVAWTHRTGARVFASPVVGEDGTIYVGSLDRTFNAISPTGELRWRYTGADKFYSTAAIASDGTIVVGNHDGSLVALTRAGQVRWRVDVGAPVDASPVISDEGNIYVTAAGLHAYDLEGNLRFHVAASGGVRSSPVIHPNGLVVFGTSDGRLVAVRTDGDVAWEARTRSSVESGPSVGLHGNLYVGTDRGQVLAFDPDGRQLWAFDTGGDVRATPAIAEDGTIIVGAYDRTLYALSPQGEERWSVRTSGRIRASARIDAEGRIYVGSQDDHLYAISPTGEVLWDRNMGQDIDSSVAFGADGAIYIGVDDGGVYALR; this is encoded by the coding sequence ATGCGCGGCGTCACGACGGCTCTGGTCTTCGGTCTGATCACGTCTTGCGGCGCGCAGGCCGTCCCCGCGAGCCCCTGCATGTCCGACCGGGAGTGCCGCGGCGAGCGGGTCTGCCATCAGGGCAGCTGCATGTTCGAGGAGGAGGCGCGCGCGCACCTCGTCGGACAGCTCGAGGGCACGGACGCGGCGGTCACCGCGGGAGGGCAACAAACCGTGACGACTCCGCCCGACGAGGCGGACCCTCCGGCCGTGTCCCCCGAGCGCCCCATGTTCATGGGCGGGCCCCTCCACACCGGGCGCAGCCCGCAGCGCGGCCCGACCGCGACCCCCGAGGTGGCGTGGACCCACCGGACCGGCGCCCGCGTCTTCGCCTCCCCCGTGGTGGGGGAAGACGGAACGATCTACGTCGGCTCGCTCGACCGCACCTTCAACGCCATCTCCCCCACGGGCGAGCTCCGCTGGCGCTACACCGGCGCCGACAAGTTCTATTCCACCGCCGCCATCGCCTCCGACGGCACGATCGTGGTCGGCAACCACGACGGCAGCCTCGTGGCTCTGACCCGCGCGGGCCAGGTCCGCTGGCGCGTCGACGTGGGCGCGCCGGTCGACGCCAGCCCGGTGATCTCGGACGAGGGCAACATCTACGTCACCGCGGCCGGGCTCCACGCCTACGACCTCGAGGGCAACCTCCGCTTCCACGTCGCGGCCTCGGGCGGCGTCCGGTCCTCTCCGGTGATCCACCCCAACGGCCTCGTCGTGTTCGGGACCTCCGACGGCCGCCTGGTCGCGGTGCGGACGGACGGAGACGTGGCGTGGGAGGCGCGCACCCGCTCGAGCGTCGAGAGCGGCCCCTCCGTGGGCCTGCACGGCAACCTCTACGTGGGCACGGATCGTGGACAGGTGCTCGCCTTCGATCCCGACGGCCGCCAGCTCTGGGCCTTCGACACCGGCGGGGACGTGCGGGCCACGCCGGCGATCGCCGAGGACGGGACCATCATCGTCGGCGCGTACGACCGGACGCTCTACGCGCTCTCCCCGCAGGGTGAGGAGCGCTGGTCGGTGCGGACGTCGGGCCGCATCCGCGCCTCGGCCCGCATCGACGCCGAGGGCCGCATCTACGTCGGCTCGCAGGACGACCACCTCTACGCCATCAGCCCCACCGGCGAGGTGCTCTGGGACCGGAACATGGGCCAGGACATCGACTCGTCGGTCGCCTTCGGGGCGGACGGGGCGATCTACATCGGCGTGGACGACGGCGGCGTCTACGCGCTGCGCTGA